In Kordia antarctica, the following proteins share a genomic window:
- a CDS encoding HD domain-containing protein — MKKHCFDLLTHSRCKVLPFHSMQHTLEVYKNVQTIGKNENLNTEELEILKIAALFHDTGISIIYKGHEAISSKNAQIFLSYIEYPDKNIAQVMNCINATKMPQQPITKLERIICDADLLHLSSKNYMLKNELLRMEWKTHMDLIFTDEDWLNLNLNFLTGHKYHTEYGKNILEEKKEKNIKLMEKLKAEAKYKAISEKNK; from the coding sequence GTGAAAAAACACTGCTTTGATCTGCTGACACATAGCAGATGTAAAGTGTTGCCATTTCATAGTATGCAACATACTTTAGAAGTGTATAAAAATGTACAGACTATAGGAAAGAATGAAAATCTGAATACCGAGGAATTAGAAATTTTAAAAATAGCAGCTCTCTTCCACGATACTGGTATTTCAATAATTTATAAAGGTCACGAAGCTATTAGTTCTAAAAATGCGCAAATATTTTTGAGCTATATAGAATATCCTGATAAAAACATTGCTCAAGTGATGAATTGTATTAACGCAACTAAAATGCCACAACAACCTATAACCAAATTGGAACGTATAATTTGTGATGCCGATTTGTTACATTTGTCAAGCAAAAATTATATGCTAAAAAATGAATTGTTAAGGATGGAATGGAAAACCCATATGGATTTAATTTTTACCGATGAAGATTGGCTTAATTTGAATCTTAATTTTTTAACAGGTCACAAATACCATACAGAATATGGTAAAAACATTCTTGAAGAAAAAAAAGAAAAGAACATTAAGTTAATGGAAAAACTGAAAGCAGAAGCTAAGTACAAAGCTATTTCAGAAAAGAATAAATAA
- a CDS encoding phosphatase PAP2 family protein has translation MKNCFLVLAIFFTSLMYAQEMDSPSEIRREQFIQDFGDYAQHVPALASLVTIIIKKDKKGFWQFSKSYGTTLALTYVLKVTINKPRPDGRTDGHAFPSGHTAVAFSGASFLHRRYGWKFGVPAYLLATYVAYTRVEGIHDRHDGWDILGGALVGIGSTYLFTTPYEKEHFELTFNSGKGDYLVGFKYKF, from the coding sequence ATGAAAAATTGCTTTCTAGTACTTGCTATTTTCTTTACATCTTTAATGTATGCCCAAGAAATGGATTCTCCCAGTGAAATTCGTAGAGAACAATTTATACAGGATTTTGGAGATTATGCACAGCATGTTCCAGCGTTGGCTTCTTTAGTAACGATTATTATAAAAAAAGACAAAAAAGGATTTTGGCAATTCTCTAAATCGTACGGAACTACTTTAGCTTTAACCTATGTATTAAAAGTTACGATTAATAAACCAAGACCCGATGGTAGAACTGATGGTCATGCTTTCCCGTCAGGACATACTGCTGTAGCTTTTAGCGGAGCTTCTTTTTTACATAGAAGATATGGATGGAAATTTGGAGTACCAGCATATTTGCTAGCCACTTATGTAGCATATACTAGAGTTGAAGGCATACACGATAGACATGATGGATGGGACATTTTAGGAGGAGCATTAGTAGGTATTGGAAGTACATATTTGTTTACAACACCTTATGAAAAAGAACATTTTGAACTTACGTTTAATAGCGGAAAAGGAGACTATTTAGTTGGGTTTAAATACAAATTTTAA
- a CDS encoding diacylglycerol/lipid kinase family protein has protein sequence MKQIHFIINPIAGSGKTHKLSKDYLATFFEKEKYVIHIEYSNYKKHAAVLAKKAMEESADIIVACGGDGTINEVASCIVGSTIKLGIIPTGSGNGLASNLKISKHISKAIQIIKNENVRQIDVGIIHDKYFFSNAGVGFDACVVKNYESSKRRKFKSYIKAALKSFKELRYDRKIEIELNNTKIITNPFMIFVSNSNEMGYNISLTPKASLHDGLLDMLIVSKISKFKVLLLGFLILIKKQQYLKEANHFQTKLIKLTRHNGDLFQFQIDGEAYIIEEKTIFITIKEKALHVIS, from the coding sequence TTGAAACAGATTCATTTCATCATAAATCCAATAGCAGGCTCAGGAAAGACTCATAAGTTGAGCAAGGACTACTTGGCTACTTTTTTTGAGAAAGAGAAGTATGTAATTCACATAGAATACTCAAACTATAAAAAACATGCAGCCGTTTTAGCTAAAAAGGCTATGGAAGAAAGTGCAGACATCATCGTTGCTTGTGGTGGCGATGGAACCATAAATGAAGTGGCTTCGTGCATAGTGGGTTCAACCATTAAACTTGGAATCATACCTACGGGATCAGGAAATGGACTTGCCTCAAATTTGAAAATTTCAAAGCATATTTCAAAGGCAATTCAAATCATTAAAAATGAAAATGTAAGACAAATAGATGTTGGAATTATTCACGACAAGTACTTTTTTAGCAATGCAGGAGTAGGTTTTGATGCCTGTGTGGTTAAAAATTATGAGTCTTCTAAAAGAAGAAAATTTAAAAGTTACATCAAAGCTGCTTTAAAATCTTTTAAAGAACTGCGCTATGATCGAAAAATAGAAATAGAACTAAACAACACAAAAATTATAACCAATCCTTTTATGATTTTTGTGTCCAATTCTAATGAAATGGGCTACAATATTAGTCTCACACCAAAAGCATCACTTCATGATGGATTATTAGATATGCTTATTGTTTCTAAAATATCAAAATTCAAAGTTTTACTGCTGGGTTTCCTCATACTTATTAAAAAACAACAGTATCTAAAAGAAGCCAATCATTTCCAAACAAAGTTAATAAAGTTAACAAGACACAATGGAGACTTATTTCAGTTTCAAATTGATGGAGAAGCGTACATTATTGAAGAAAAAACAATTTTTATAACCATTAAAGAAAAAGCATTGCATGTTATTAGTTAA
- a CDS encoding phosphatase PAP2 family protein has product MANIFELNNVVVNNFKSIRLWFLIPPFLVLISFCLYFTLSKETNFVDEYVACQKDVFFFLNNKLVQFPNLQFNLTQLGDVIIGFALLTVFLIYAPKLWEALLLSAIISLIVSTTLKQIFAIPRPPKMYNHDSFVIIGRAIAAPTSLPSGHSITTFIVITIVLFAFMPKRNVYKILWYTFMFLLGLIIAFSRVGVGAHYPLDVIIGGILGFIVAIIGIKISERLNLFGWVKNKRLCLILVLTIWGIFIITKMIKINLPIFYLSLMSLVLTVFITIKTYVKKN; this is encoded by the coding sequence ATGGCGAATATTTTTGAGTTAAACAATGTAGTAGTAAATAATTTTAAGAGTATAAGATTATGGTTCTTGATTCCCCCTTTTTTAGTGTTGATTTCATTCTGTTTGTATTTCACACTTTCTAAAGAGACTAATTTTGTAGATGAATATGTTGCTTGTCAAAAAGATGTGTTTTTCTTTCTCAATAATAAATTAGTCCAATTTCCAAATTTACAGTTTAACCTGACTCAATTAGGTGATGTAATCATAGGTTTTGCGCTGCTTACGGTCTTTCTTATTTATGCTCCTAAACTTTGGGAAGCGCTACTGCTATCAGCAATCATTTCATTGATAGTTTCGACTACATTGAAACAAATATTTGCTATTCCAAGACCTCCTAAAATGTACAATCATGATAGTTTTGTAATTATTGGGAGAGCTATTGCAGCACCAACGTCGTTACCTTCAGGGCATTCCATAACAACCTTTATTGTAATAACTATAGTGTTATTCGCTTTTATGCCGAAAAGAAATGTATATAAGATATTGTGGTATACTTTTATGTTTTTATTGGGCTTAATTATTGCTTTTTCAAGAGTTGGTGTAGGTGCACATTACCCGCTTGATGTCATAATTGGTGGTATTCTTGGTTTTATAGTTGCAATTATAGGTATAAAAATAAGTGAAAGATTAAATTTGTTCGGTTGGGTAAAAAATAAAAGACTTTGCCTTATTTTAGTTTTAACAATTTGGGGGATTTTTATTATTACAAAAATGATAAAAATAAATTTGCCAATATTTTATTTGTCATTGATGTCATTGGTCTTAACAGTATTCATAACTATAAAAACGTATGTCAAAAAAAATTAA
- the eptA gene encoding phosphoethanolamine--lipid A transferase EptA, which yields MSKKIKLTYFALLFSFINLVLYHYPFYKFVFSNIDTKSFNGILLLVSLTIATILANAVFFYIVLFLLRSFGKWLLAAFFIINSIAVYFINTYGVIIDETMIGNILNTNYEESSSFLSFGLFAYIVLLGVLPSVLLFKIKFVRTKLKRFLLHVFLTLVFLLSLAFFNSSNWLWVDKNSKTLGGLVMPWSYTVNISLFYKHKNKQKPILLPNATINNTEKSVAVLVIGESARSNNFSLYGYEKNTNPLLSKIDNVYHYEAESCATYTTAGLKCILEHKYTNDLYETLPNYLYRNDVEVIWRTTNWGEPTVNTKNFQNKQALQERCAGEQRCGYDEVLLNGLREQILASNKNKILVVLHTNTSHGPTYYKKYPEQFEKFSPVCKSVELANCTQEELINAYDNTIVYTDYILATLIQELKQLDEYNSSMIFISDHGESLGEKNLYMHGIPASIAPKEQLDIPFIVWLSDDSKKLKQNQQHSQHNVFHSVLDFLKIESPIYDPTMSIYEN from the coding sequence ATGTCAAAAAAAATTAAATTAACTTATTTTGCGTTGCTATTTAGCTTTATAAATTTAGTTTTATATCACTACCCTTTCTATAAATTTGTGTTTAGTAATATAGATACAAAAAGTTTTAACGGCATTTTACTCCTGGTTAGTTTAACCATTGCAACAATACTAGCTAATGCAGTGTTTTTTTATATAGTATTATTTCTATTGCGATCTTTCGGAAAATGGCTATTGGCAGCGTTTTTCATTATCAATTCTATTGCTGTATATTTTATAAATACGTATGGTGTAATAATAGACGAAACTATGATTGGTAATATTCTTAACACCAATTATGAAGAATCTAGTAGTTTTTTGTCTTTTGGTTTATTTGCTTATATAGTTTTATTAGGTGTACTACCAAGTGTTTTACTTTTCAAAATTAAGTTCGTTCGCACAAAATTAAAAAGGTTTTTATTGCATGTTTTTTTAACACTAGTATTTCTGTTATCGCTCGCTTTTTTCAACTCATCAAATTGGTTGTGGGTTGATAAAAACTCCAAAACTTTAGGAGGCTTGGTAATGCCTTGGTCGTATACTGTTAATATCTCTTTGTTTTACAAACATAAGAATAAGCAAAAACCGATTTTATTGCCAAACGCTACAATAAACAATACTGAAAAATCTGTAGCTGTTCTTGTAATTGGAGAATCTGCCAGAAGTAACAATTTTTCTTTATACGGATATGAAAAAAACACAAATCCACTGCTTTCCAAGATAGATAACGTTTATCATTATGAAGCTGAATCCTGTGCGACATACACCACAGCAGGTCTTAAATGTATTTTAGAACATAAATATACTAATGATCTTTATGAAACTTTACCTAATTACCTGTATAGAAACGATGTCGAGGTTATTTGGCGAACTACAAACTGGGGAGAACCAACAGTAAACACCAAAAACTTTCAGAATAAGCAAGCCTTACAAGAACGATGCGCAGGAGAACAACGTTGTGGGTATGACGAAGTTTTACTCAACGGTTTAAGAGAACAGATATTGGCAAGTAACAAAAATAAAATATTGGTTGTTTTACATACAAATACTAGCCACGGACCAACGTATTATAAAAAATATCCTGAGCAATTTGAGAAGTTTAGTCCAGTTTGTAAAAGTGTTGAGTTGGCAAATTGTACTCAAGAAGAATTGATAAACGCATACGATAACACTATTGTTTACACAGATTATATACTAGCTACCTTAATTCAAGAATTAAAACAGTTAGATGAGTATAATTCCTCTATGATTTTTATTTCTGACCATGGAGAATCTTTAGGAGAAAAAAATCTATACATGCACGGTATACCTGCTAGTATAGCACCAAAAGAGCAGTTAGATATTCCATTTATTGTCTGGCTATCTGATGATTCAAAAAAGCTTAAGCAGAACCAACAACATTCGCAACACAATGTCTTTCATAGCGTCTTAGATTTTTTAAAAATAGAGAGTCCAATCTATGATCCTACGATGAGTATTTATGAAAACTAA
- a CDS encoding PepSY-like domain-containing protein, with amino-acid sequence MKTTKTVLLILIITTSIFSCSKDSTNVIPNEPASTNLVAAKSDNSINVATLPQVVLDYIATNYPNETIATSEIEDNGSFEVELSSGIELIFNSSGTFIGIDDDSGDDYGDTDINPTDLPQVILDYILANYPSITIHEAELENNGNYEIELTNDVVLIFDGSGTFLGVGVDQDDMNDDGDETNDDNDQVIDAAMLPQTVLDYVSTNYPNDTILQAQIESDGSYEVTLSTGIELHFDANGVFLNTGNGDDDGDGNGD; translated from the coding sequence ATGAAAACAACAAAAACAGTATTACTTATATTAATTATTACTACAAGTATATTTTCCTGTAGCAAAGATAGTACGAATGTCATACCAAATGAACCAGCAAGCACAAACTTAGTAGCTGCAAAATCAGATAATTCCATTAACGTAGCAACACTTCCTCAAGTAGTTTTGGATTATATAGCAACAAATTATCCAAATGAGACAATAGCTACTTCAGAAATTGAAGATAATGGTAGTTTTGAAGTGGAATTAAGTAGTGGAATAGAGCTTATATTTAATAGTAGTGGAACTTTTATAGGTATAGACGACGATAGCGGTGACGATTACGGAGATACAGATATTAATCCGACAGACTTACCTCAAGTGATCTTAGATTATATCTTGGCAAATTACCCAAGTATTACAATTCATGAAGCTGAACTAGAAAATAACGGAAACTATGAAATCGAGTTAACTAATGATGTTGTATTGATCTTTGACGGTAGTGGAACATTTTTGGGAGTTGGAGTAGACCAAGATGATATGAATGATGATGGCGATGAAACCAATGACGATAATGACCAAGTAATAGATGCTGCAATGTTACCGCAAACAGTACTAGACTATGTGAGTACAAATTATCCAAACGACACTATTCTACAAGCACAAATTGAAAGTGATGGCAGTTACGAAGTAACTCTTAGCACTGGTATTGAGTTACATTTTGATGCTAATGGCGTTTTCCTAAATACAGGAAATGGTGACGATGATGGAGATGGAAATGGCGATTAA
- a CDS encoding DUF6134 family protein, whose amino-acid sequence MKSYIFLIGIYLSSYYITNAQTTTLIYDLIVSNKTIGTVKTTKTLEGNQTTYTSDTDATISFIIKTKITTRMTVVYKNDSLLSSDYKFYKNDNLKEYATVIIKEGKYILNHDGKKTEFKEGIKLSTILLPFEKPKNNVSYFEEVEGCFKVIKYENETLFKLINPKNNRNDDYSYKDGIMQKCVIRNSIVDFTMELKK is encoded by the coding sequence ATGAAAAGTTATATTTTTTTAATAGGCATTTACCTTTCAAGCTATTATATTACTAATGCACAAACAACAACCTTAATTTATGATTTAATAGTTTCTAACAAAACTATAGGTACTGTAAAAACCACTAAAACTTTAGAAGGTAATCAAACTACGTACACCTCTGATACTGATGCTACCATTAGTTTTATTATTAAAACCAAAATTACAACCAGAATGACTGTAGTTTACAAAAATGACAGTTTACTATCTAGTGATTACAAATTTTACAAGAATGATAATTTAAAAGAATATGCAACAGTAATAATTAAGGAGGGAAAATATATTTTAAATCACGATGGAAAAAAGACAGAATTTAAAGAAGGAATTAAATTAAGTACAATACTATTGCCTTTTGAAAAGCCAAAAAATAATGTTTCATATTTTGAAGAGGTAGAAGGTTGTTTCAAGGTCATTAAATATGAAAACGAAACATTATTCAAATTGATTAATCCAAAGAACAACCGAAATGATGATTATTCATACAAAGATGGTATTATGCAGAAATGTGTCATTAGAAATTCCATCGTTGATTTTACGATGGAATTAAAAAAATAG
- a CDS encoding DUF5686 family protein — protein sequence MKTYILFISLLISTTYTFAQTKVQGALKDENNQPIPFADVYFTNSSVGTTSDMDGNFTLESENDYPELTISFIGYESRVISLLEKKTMGIQIVLKEEPTSLDEVYIVGKPKKRLSKKENPAYRILKKIWENKKRNGVKLANSYQYDKYTTVELGFDNMDSTFVKKSLKEDYNAIASKMKINTDNGTYYLPIQLTETTEKVYGDNRLKKERIDIVGQRKVGIEQQGKILERVAGVFKEINIYENDIAILNKNFVSPISTEGFGTYDYVLSDSTTVENKKYYTIYFFPRQDGDFAFQGSMTIADENFSIVDIEMKTLKQMNLNFVRSFEFKKTFSIKNDSIYIPQKNEYKGDFTLLTKGEEEKGIFVNKNETFSNYEFDTIKEPSFYDEVIEQTKVDQFKKNDRYWKKNQTEDIAEVYAVVDKVKDSKKVNGVTNKIYILSDGYINITDGLQIGSIWATTARNDVEGYRARMGFRTFKTYNDRLRLEGFLAYGFTDKKLKYGLEARYLLSNNPRTTLSAAYLNDNEQMGLITFNGTHLIPEADKGSKALFGRGSNFFLSRIQKSMLRFDWEAKKNLHFGITTSHNKIESAAPDLFSLEYLDKISNTIQSKTTDVTTDLYLSFTPGREVSGYGVDEKVGIKSHPSLLLNYRRGYKNLLGGDFNYNRIQLIYNHPISLGKFGIFDATLGAGKTFEAVPLSLLTAVSSNQTYFLVPNTFALLDYYDFVADTYFEGHFEHHFNGLLLNRIPLLKELKLRSLLTFRGVYGTISDQSKDINRSSIIYTAPSAKPYYEYGFGFENIGIGNIRPFRVDFIWRNDFQNFNGSVNPKFGIRVGIKTVF from the coding sequence ATGAAAACGTACATTCTATTTATAAGTCTGCTAATAAGTACTACATATACTTTTGCTCAAACAAAAGTTCAAGGTGCTTTAAAAGATGAAAACAATCAGCCTATTCCTTTTGCAGATGTATACTTTACGAATTCATCTGTAGGAACAACATCAGATATGGATGGTAATTTTACGTTGGAATCAGAAAATGATTATCCTGAACTTACCATAAGTTTTATTGGATATGAAAGTCGAGTAATCTCACTTTTAGAAAAAAAAACTATGGGAATACAAATAGTTTTGAAAGAAGAACCTACTTCTTTAGATGAAGTATATATTGTTGGAAAGCCAAAGAAAAGACTTTCTAAAAAAGAGAATCCTGCCTATCGAATATTGAAGAAAATATGGGAGAATAAAAAGAGAAATGGAGTAAAGTTAGCCAACTCATATCAGTACGATAAATATACAACAGTTGAACTTGGTTTTGATAATATGGATAGCACTTTCGTGAAAAAATCGCTCAAAGAAGATTATAATGCAATTGCTTCAAAAATGAAAATAAACACCGATAATGGCACTTATTATTTACCTATTCAACTCACGGAAACTACAGAAAAAGTGTATGGAGATAATAGATTAAAAAAAGAGCGGATAGATATTGTGGGACAACGCAAAGTTGGTATTGAACAACAAGGTAAAATCTTGGAAAGAGTGGCTGGTGTTTTTAAGGAAATAAATATTTATGAAAATGATATAGCAATCTTGAATAAAAATTTTGTAAGCCCTATTTCTACTGAAGGATTTGGGACATACGATTACGTATTGTCTGATAGCACTACCGTAGAGAATAAGAAGTATTACACCATCTATTTTTTTCCAAGACAAGACGGTGATTTTGCATTTCAAGGCAGTATGACTATTGCTGATGAAAATTTTTCTATAGTGGATATTGAGATGAAAACTTTAAAACAAATGAACTTAAATTTTGTTAGGAGTTTTGAATTTAAAAAAACTTTTAGTATCAAAAATGATAGCATATACATTCCGCAGAAAAATGAATATAAAGGTGACTTCACATTACTTACTAAAGGTGAAGAAGAAAAAGGAATTTTTGTAAATAAAAACGAAACGTTCAGCAATTATGAATTTGATACTATTAAAGAACCTTCTTTTTATGATGAAGTAATTGAACAAACAAAGGTTGACCAATTTAAAAAAAATGATAGGTATTGGAAAAAAAATCAAACTGAAGATATTGCTGAAGTCTATGCGGTTGTTGATAAAGTTAAAGACAGTAAAAAAGTCAATGGAGTAACTAATAAAATCTATATACTTTCTGATGGTTATATAAATATTACAGATGGTTTACAAATAGGAAGTATTTGGGCTACAACCGCTAGAAACGATGTTGAAGGCTACAGAGCTAGAATGGGTTTTAGAACCTTCAAAACTTATAATGATCGTTTAAGGTTAGAAGGTTTTCTTGCATATGGCTTTACCGATAAAAAACTCAAGTATGGTTTAGAAGCAAGATATTTATTATCTAATAATCCACGAACAACATTAAGTGCAGCGTATTTGAATGATAATGAGCAAATGGGATTAATAACCTTTAATGGTACACACTTAATACCAGAAGCAGACAAGGGTTCTAAAGCGCTGTTTGGCAGAGGTAGTAATTTCTTTTTGTCACGTATACAAAAAAGTATGCTTCGTTTTGATTGGGAAGCGAAGAAAAATTTGCACTTTGGAATAACAACTTCGCACAATAAAATAGAATCTGCTGCACCAGATCTATTCTCTTTAGAATATTTAGACAAAATATCTAATACCATACAATCTAAAACTACAGATGTCACTACCGATTTGTATTTGAGTTTTACACCAGGAAGGGAAGTTTCTGGTTATGGTGTTGATGAAAAAGTAGGCATTAAATCGCATCCATCACTTTTATTAAATTACAGACGGGGCTATAAAAATTTACTAGGAGGCGATTTTAATTATAATCGAATTCAGCTAATATATAACCATCCAATATCTTTAGGTAAATTTGGTATATTTGATGCTACTCTAGGTGCAGGAAAAACTTTTGAGGCAGTGCCACTCTCTCTTTTGACTGCGGTTTCTTCTAATCAAACCTATTTTTTAGTACCAAATACCTTTGCATTATTAGATTATTACGATTTTGTAGCAGACACGTATTTTGAAGGACATTTTGAACACCATTTTAATGGACTATTGTTAAATAGAATACCTCTGCTTAAAGAATTAAAATTACGTAGTTTATTGACTTTTAGAGGTGTTTATGGTACTATTTCTGACCAAAGTAAAGATATCAATAGATCATCAATAATCTACACTGCACCTTCTGCAAAACCTTATTACGAATATGGTTTCGGGTTTGAAAATATTGGTATTGGTAATATAAGACCATTCAGGGTAGATTTTATTTGGCGTAATGATTTTCAGAATTTTAATGGTTCGGTAAACCCAAAATTTGGAATTCGGGTAGGTATAAAAACAGTATTTTAA
- a CDS encoding sterol desaturase family protein — MDFLSNNDALWQLSFYGGTLLLFWIIELFISTQKWNLKALHTALNAKFLVFVLPVQIILSLVVFFVASWTETSNWGLMYLFPIEANSILFFVVAFLILDFFDYGYHFMMHKTPLFWKFHQVHHSDMEVDITTTIREHPGETFIRVSYSIIVIAIVGASPWVLIVKQFIQSVSNLASHTNLKLPEKLNNIVSLLLVTPNTHHIHHHYQLPYTDSNYGDVLTIWDRLFSTFSKMKQTEIVYGVDTHMDELQNKDFKNLITRPFDTTTIKDTKVIQLNPTKD, encoded by the coding sequence ATGGATTTTTTATCAAACAATGATGCATTATGGCAACTCTCTTTTTATGGAGGTACATTACTTTTATTTTGGATTATTGAACTTTTTATCTCGACTCAAAAATGGAATTTGAAAGCGCTGCATACTGCTTTAAATGCCAAGTTTTTAGTTTTTGTTCTTCCAGTTCAAATAATCTTATCGCTCGTAGTATTCTTTGTAGCAAGCTGGACGGAAACCTCAAATTGGGGATTAATGTATTTATTTCCTATTGAAGCAAACTCTATTCTATTTTTTGTTGTGGCTTTTCTAATCTTAGACTTCTTCGACTACGGTTATCATTTTATGATGCATAAAACACCATTGTTTTGGAAGTTTCATCAAGTACATCATAGTGATATGGAGGTAGATATTACAACTACAATTAGAGAACATCCTGGAGAAACGTTTATAAGAGTAAGTTATTCCATTATAGTAATTGCAATTGTAGGTGCGTCACCTTGGGTACTAATTGTCAAACAGTTTATCCAAAGCGTTTCAAATCTAGCTTCTCATACCAATTTAAAACTTCCAGAAAAACTGAACAATATTGTCTCATTGTTACTTGTAACTCCAAACACACACCATATTCATCATCATTATCAACTTCCGTATACCGATAGTAATTATGGGGACGTACTCACTATTTGGGATCGTTTGTTTTCAACCTTTTCAAAAATGAAACAGACGGAAATTGTGTATGGTGTAGATACACATATGGACGAATTACAAAATAAAGATTTCAAAAATTTGATCACACGCCCTTTTGATACAACTACTATTAAAGATACCAAAGTCATTCAATTAAACCCAACTAAAGATTAA
- a CDS encoding PepSY-like domain-containing protein yields MKSLKIILAAFLICTLVAFTSGGDKAPQKVKQAFAKKFPTAKKVKWEKENDSEWEAEFKMNKVEYSANFLENGTWKETEHEIEEKAIPKNVKAALMTVFPGYEIEEAEISETKDGMVYEFEIEKGEIEMEVAINSSGKVVKQEVKKEDND; encoded by the coding sequence ATGAAATCATTAAAAATAATTTTAGCTGCTTTTTTAATTTGTACACTAGTTGCTTTTACTTCAGGAGGAGATAAAGCGCCACAAAAAGTAAAACAAGCTTTTGCAAAGAAATTTCCAACTGCTAAAAAGGTAAAATGGGAAAAAGAAAACGATTCTGAATGGGAAGCAGAATTTAAAATGAATAAAGTAGAATATTCAGCCAACTTTCTTGAAAATGGTACTTGGAAAGAAACGGAACACGAAATTGAAGAAAAAGCAATTCCTAAAAATGTAAAAGCTGCTTTAATGACTGTTTTTCCTGGGTACGAAATTGAAGAAGCCGAAATCTCTGAAACCAAAGATGGAATGGTTTATGAGTTTGAAATTGAAAAAGGAGAAATTGAAATGGAAGTAGCCATAAATTCAAGTGGTAAAGTTGTAAAACAGGAAGTGAAAAAAGAAGATAATGATTAA
- a CDS encoding PepSY-like domain-containing protein, with the protein MKKITIIALLALITSIVSCDKDATAPQNVKDTFAKKFPSASDIEWEKESDTEWEAEFKFNGKEYSSNFNQDGTWVETEFEMTKSEIPVVVMDAFNTNFEGYDIEEIELSETIKGKVYEFSIEKGESEMEVVIDMEGNITKKEQKKEDDDDNDDD; encoded by the coding sequence ATGAAAAAAATTACCATTATTGCGCTACTAGCACTCATAACAAGCATTGTTTCTTGCGATAAAGATGCTACTGCACCACAAAACGTAAAAGATACCTTTGCCAAGAAATTTCCATCTGCATCAGATATTGAATGGGAAAAAGAATCGGATACCGAATGGGAAGCAGAATTTAAGTTTAACGGAAAAGAATACTCTTCTAATTTTAATCAAGACGGAACATGGGTAGAAACAGAATTTGAAATGACGAAATCAGAAATTCCAGTCGTAGTCATGGATGCTTTTAATACCAATTTTGAAGGCTATGACATTGAAGAAATAGAGTTATCTGAAACTATAAAAGGTAAAGTCTATGAGTTTTCTATCGAAAAAGGAGAAAGTGAAATGGAAGTTGTTATAGATATGGAAGGAAATATTACAAAAAAAGAACAAAAGAAAGAGGATGACGATGATAACGACGACGATTAA